The following coding sequences lie in one Leptospira inadai serovar Lyme str. 10 genomic window:
- a CDS encoding YIP1 family protein produces MKFLKIYSDAFQQNWRYSIRPETILEIKPAIFLLRTLRIQGLYLITYIVFNLLVSFANWKKVQSFSSVMRTYYNEGKISFSMFLFNVFPWNLFTLVFSFLLAMLIAGSLSHIFLWLLGEERKSYFRILGITAISNFYILLSFFPILLLFNIAPASFREDTFKLVFFLSLNGIFLLAGFLLQAILFMKGLKSCFGLNTGKAVLTWSFPLALFVFLITISLK; encoded by the coding sequence TTGAAGTTTTTAAAGATTTATTCCGATGCGTTTCAACAGAACTGGAGATACTCGATCCGTCCTGAGACGATCTTGGAGATCAAGCCCGCGATCTTTTTGCTTCGCACTCTGAGAATCCAAGGCCTGTATTTAATTACATACATAGTATTTAATTTGCTCGTTTCGTTTGCCAATTGGAAAAAGGTTCAGTCGTTTTCGTCAGTCATGCGCACCTACTATAACGAGGGAAAAATCTCTTTTTCGATGTTTCTGTTTAACGTCTTTCCTTGGAATCTTTTTACCCTTGTTTTTTCCTTTCTTCTTGCGATGCTTATTGCCGGAAGTCTGAGTCATATCTTTCTTTGGTTACTCGGAGAAGAAAGGAAATCCTATTTCAGGATCTTAGGGATTACGGCAATAAGTAATTTTTATATTCTTCTTTCCTTCTTTCCGATCCTTCTCCTATTCAATATCGCTCCGGCTAGCTTTAGGGAGGATACATTTAAGCTGGTGTTCTTTCTGAGTTTAAACGGGATCTTTTTATTAGCGGGGTTTCTACTTCAGGCGATTCTGTTTATGAAAGGGCTAAAATCCTGCTTCGGTTTAAATACCGGAAAGGCAGTCCTAACCTGGTCTTTCCCGCTTGCTCTGTTCGTTTTCTTGATTACCATTTCTTTGAAGTAA
- a CDS encoding tetratricopeptide repeat protein, with translation MYQDSFLKIPSMLPIGQKPRLVVLLFLGFFLSLVGCGSMSSEEKRKTYTSAIESYKSNRIQEARQALERIYKDDPDFLDTALHLGKIYYYEKDFRNSEKILEEALESNPKNLNVWSVLLRCKYATAKDTSSKEKLLVSVEEFLRSDAENLDVLFIQGKLFEDLKRLDRAIMAYNQMRIVGRKTALAYARLSAIYSKDKKKSDAFKRMVDLFSNESIED, from the coding sequence TTGTATCAAGATAGTTTTTTGAAAATCCCTTCAATGCTTCCGATCGGGCAAAAACCACGTCTCGTTGTTCTTTTATTCTTAGGTTTTTTCCTAAGTCTTGTAGGCTGCGGCTCCATGAGTTCCGAAGAGAAAAGAAAAACGTACACGTCCGCCATCGAATCCTATAAATCGAATCGAATCCAGGAAGCAAGACAGGCGTTAGAACGAATCTACAAAGATGATCCGGATTTTTTGGACACCGCTTTACATTTGGGAAAAATCTATTATTACGAAAAGGATTTTCGGAATTCGGAAAAAATTCTGGAAGAGGCTCTTGAATCCAATCCTAAAAATTTAAACGTTTGGTCCGTTCTTTTGAGATGCAAATATGCAACTGCAAAAGATACGTCGAGCAAGGAAAAACTTCTGGTTTCAGTAGAAGAATTTCTCCGTTCGGATGCGGAAAATTTGGATGTCCTTTTTATTCAAGGTAAATTATTCGAGGATCTTAAACGGCTGGATCGTGCGATTATGGCATATAATCAGATGCGTATCGTCGGTAGGAAAACCGCATTGGCTTACGCTCGGCTGTCCGCAATCTATTCGAAAGATAAAAAGAAATCGGATGCGTTTAAGCGAATGGTCGACTTATTTTCGAACGAATCTATAGAGGATTAG